A stretch of the Bacillus sp. FJAT-18017 genome encodes the following:
- a CDS encoding M48 family metallopeptidase, with amino-acid sequence MARKMGAFAILAFALYGLFFYWYLFHFSSSALPFEYQGTSADPATFLNGRELELTEEYSKIRNMLFFLASSWEWLFYILIMLTGLNTCFKRWAEESAPRKFLRTPIYLFWFSLAGYAAALPLSFIGYKLSRTYNISTQTAPSWMKDELIDFWVNYATLLIIIPVLYFLLKKFPKRWWLPAWLLTIPFTLFMMFLQPVIIDPLYNDFYPLKNKDLEAKILNLASQAHIPAEHVYEVNMAEKTNAMNAYVNGIGSNSRIVLWDTTLNRLDDDQILFIMAHEMAHYVEKHLYIGIAGYLLLSLLGLYLVQVIMKRVLEKWGRELKISSADDIRSLPLILVILSMLMFISSPVSNAVSRYQENRADTYAIKMTKNPQAAIGSFQELTRSGLSQVNPPFLVKVFRYGHPTMLERITMLEEYEIQHKKNE; translated from the coding sequence ATGGCAAGGAAGATGGGGGCATTTGCAATCCTGGCTTTTGCGCTCTACGGGCTTTTCTTTTATTGGTACTTGTTCCATTTTTCAAGTTCTGCCCTTCCGTTTGAATACCAGGGGACAAGTGCGGACCCCGCGACATTCCTGAATGGACGCGAACTTGAATTGACTGAAGAGTATTCAAAGATAAGAAATATGCTGTTTTTCCTGGCATCCTCATGGGAATGGCTATTTTACATTTTAATTATGCTAACAGGGCTCAATACCTGCTTTAAACGCTGGGCTGAAGAATCCGCTCCAAGAAAGTTTCTGAGAACACCGATTTACTTGTTCTGGTTTTCGCTGGCAGGGTATGCAGCCGCGCTTCCACTAAGCTTTATTGGCTACAAGCTGTCACGGACCTATAATATTTCAACCCAAACCGCTCCATCCTGGATGAAGGATGAACTGATTGATTTTTGGGTCAACTATGCAACCTTATTGATTATCATCCCGGTACTTTACTTTCTGTTAAAAAAATTTCCAAAGCGCTGGTGGCTTCCAGCCTGGCTTCTGACCATTCCGTTTACGCTATTCATGATGTTCCTGCAGCCTGTGATCATTGATCCGTTATATAACGATTTCTATCCGCTTAAAAACAAAGATCTCGAAGCCAAAATCCTTAATCTGGCAAGCCAGGCCCATATACCCGCCGAGCATGTTTACGAAGTGAATATGGCGGAAAAAACGAACGCAATGAATGCCTACGTTAACGGAATTGGGTCCAATTCGCGAATTGTCCTTTGGGATACAACTCTGAACCGCCTTGATGATGACCAAATTCTGTTCATTATGGCGCATGAAATGGCCCACTATGTCGAGAAGCATCTGTATATTGGAATAGCCGGATACTTGCTTCTGTCGCTTCTCGGTCTATATCTTGTTCAGGTCATTATGAAGCGGGTCCTTGAAAAATGGGGCAGGGAATTGAAGATTTCATCAGCCGATGATATTCGAAGCCTGCCGCTCATCCTCGTCATCCTGTCGATGCTGATGTTCATTTCAAGCCCCGTCTCAAATGCAGTTTCACGTTATCAGGAAAACAGGGCGGATACGTATGCGATCAAAATGACCAAAAACCCTCAGGCAGCAATCGGCAGCTTCCAGGAACTGACCCGCAGCGGGCTCAGTCAGGTAAACCCTCCATTTCTGGTCAAAGTATTTCGATATGGGCATCCAACCATGCTAGAGCGCATTACCATGCTGGAGGAATATGAAATCCAGCATAAGAAGAACGAATAA
- a CDS encoding lipoate--protein ligase, protein MLFIDNQGITDPRINLAIEEYALKNLDINETYLLFYINGPSIIIGKNQNTVEEINTDYVEANGIHVVRRLSGGGAVYHDLGNLNFSFITKDDGESFHNFRKFTEPVVAALNRLGVNAELSGRNDLVVDGRKISGNAMFSTRGRMFSHGTLMLDSEIDAVVSALKVKKDKIESKGIKSVRSRVANISEFLDKKITMEEFRSLLLNYIFDGADHIPEYKLTDSDWEKIHQLSKERYQNWDWNYGKSPKFNLQRSHRFPVGSIDLRLEVDKGKIENCKIYGDFFGVGDVNEIEKKLKGIRYERSEIEKALEDVDIKHYFGNVTKEEFIGLVY, encoded by the coding sequence ATGCTGTTTATCGATAATCAGGGTATCACAGATCCCCGAATCAATTTGGCGATTGAGGAATACGCCTTAAAAAACCTCGACATCAACGAAACGTACTTACTATTTTACATAAATGGGCCATCGATTATCATCGGAAAAAACCAAAACACCGTTGAAGAAATTAATACAGATTATGTAGAGGCAAACGGAATCCATGTAGTACGCAGGCTTTCAGGCGGAGGGGCTGTCTATCACGATCTAGGCAACCTGAATTTCAGCTTCATCACGAAAGACGATGGTGAAAGCTTCCATAACTTCAGGAAGTTCACTGAGCCTGTTGTCGCGGCACTTAACCGGCTTGGTGTTAATGCTGAATTAAGCGGCAGGAATGATCTGGTCGTTGATGGCCGGAAAATCTCAGGAAATGCGATGTTCTCAACTCGAGGCAGGATGTTCAGCCACGGCACGCTCATGCTGGATTCGGAAATTGATGCCGTTGTTTCTGCCTTAAAGGTGAAAAAGGACAAGATTGAATCCAAGGGCATTAAGTCTGTCCGCAGCCGGGTAGCCAATATTTCCGAGTTTCTGGACAAGAAAATTACTATGGAGGAATTCCGCTCGCTGCTATTGAACTATATCTTTGATGGTGCCGATCATATTCCGGAATATAAACTAACCGATAGCGATTGGGAAAAAATCCATCAACTTTCCAAGGAACGCTACCAGAATTGGGATTGGAATTATGGCAAGTCCCCTAAGTTCAATCTGCAGCGTTCACATCGTTTCCCTGTCGGGTCAATCGACCTTAGGCTCGAAGTTGACAAAGGTAAGATTGAAAACTGTAAAATTTATGGCGATTTCTTTGGAGTTGGCGATGTTAATGAGATTGAAAAGAAGCTGAAAGGCATCCGCTATGAGCGCTCGGAGATTGAAAAAGCTCTGGAAGATGTTGATATCAAGCACTACTTCGGCAACGTGACAAAGGAAGAGTTCATTGGTCTAGTATATTAA
- a CDS encoding competence protein ComK, translating to MKQKQIEEYEINPCTMFIKPFVYGSKVYSQIFELEDEFISPFKPLEIVRKSCEYFGSSFDGRREGTRQLIGITHKVPIVVDPTNFIYLFPTTSPSRPECIWISHEHVMDHERTAVGDTVVTFQNKQSYPLPVSYSSFKNQLLRTALLRTKLMQRIEQMERKSYYVVHRPRHLEASEQHRKYGQFIE from the coding sequence GTGAAACAGAAGCAAATAGAAGAATACGAGATTAACCCGTGCACAATGTTTATTAAGCCATTTGTATATGGCAGCAAGGTGTATTCACAAATTTTCGAACTCGAAGATGAATTCATCTCTCCATTCAAGCCGCTTGAAATTGTCAGGAAAAGCTGCGAGTATTTCGGGAGTTCCTTTGACGGCAGGCGGGAAGGAACGAGGCAATTGATCGGTATTACCCACAAAGTCCCCATAGTTGTTGACCCCACTAATTTCATTTACCTTTTCCCTACAACATCGCCAAGCCGCCCTGAATGTATCTGGATATCCCATGAACATGTTATGGACCATGAACGAACCGCGGTTGGCGATACAGTTGTGACATTTCAAAACAAGCAGTCCTATCCGCTTCCAGTATCCTATAGTTCCTTCAAAAATCAGCTTCTGCGAACAGCCCTGCTCAGAACAAAACTTATGCAGCGCATTGAACAAATGGAACGAAAATCATATTATGTAGTCCATAGACCGAGACACCTTGAAGCGTCTGAACAGCATCGTAAATATGGCCAGTTTATTGAATAG
- a CDS encoding IDEAL domain-containing protein, which yields MNEKSYTELMKIGAMKKEKAEGSLQEMYVEMLLNEIQLNIEKEKLMKKIDESLEQRNKLVFLDLTGSLKELNKRYGA from the coding sequence ATGAACGAAAAATCCTATACGGAATTAATGAAAATCGGCGCCATGAAAAAGGAAAAGGCTGAAGGATCACTCCAGGAAATGTATGTTGAGATGCTGCTGAATGAAATCCAGCTAAACATTGAAAAGGAAAAATTGATGAAAAAGATCGATGAGTCACTGGAACAGCGCAACAAACTTGTATTTCTGGACTTAACAGGAAGCCTGAAGGAGCTGAACAAACGATACGGAGCATAA
- a CDS encoding AzlD domain-containing protein, producing the protein MKSEIVWMIIGMGIVTYIPRMLPFVLFKGKELPPFLQGILKNVPFATLGALIFPGILSIHEDLRFGLIGAASAFIIAFLGANVIVVVIGSIAVLSVISGIL; encoded by the coding sequence ATGAAAAGTGAAATCGTTTGGATGATCATCGGAATGGGGATTGTTACCTACATTCCGAGAATGCTGCCATTTGTCCTTTTTAAGGGAAAGGAACTTCCGCCTTTCCTGCAGGGGATTCTGAAAAATGTTCCATTCGCAACACTTGGAGCGCTGATTTTTCCAGGGATTCTATCAATCCATGAAGATTTGAGATTTGGTCTGATTGGTGCAGCCTCGGCGTTTATCATAGCGTTCCTTGGGGCGAATGTAATTGTTGTTGTGATTGGAAGCATTGCTGTCCTGTCCGTCATATCAGGAATCCTTTAG
- a CDS encoding fatty acid--CoA ligase family protein: MNISAKLHETAQTVPGKPAYYFMGKPTAYGELDAAITKFASGLEQLGVEKGDNIALLLGNSPYFVISLYGALRLGATVIPVNPLYSADEIGYILTNGDVKAVVSLDLLLPVAEKSHNLLPKIEHYIICDSNQPEAAGIKAEELSIYPKLKPFTEVLASGRLDYIGPNLAEDDTAIILYTSGTTGKPKGAMLTHKNIYSNAIDVGNYLKMDENDRIITTLPMFHVFCLTVALNAPLMRGATMLIAPRFSPKEIYDLARDYEATIFAGVPTMYNFLLQFAGAGGNVEDFKHLRLSVSGGASMPVALLYNFEKTFNVRISEGYGLSEASPVTCFNPLDRERKPGSIGTSILNVENRVVNELGEDLPPGQVGELIVRGPNVMKGYYKMPEETAAAIKDGWLYTGDLARMDEEGYFYIVDRKKDMVLVGGYNVYPREVEEVLFDHPGIVEAAVLGVPDPDFGEAVVAYVVTKNPALGEEELREFCAAHLAKYKVPKTIEFLEELPKNTTGKILRRALRTQVAEAAKK, translated from the coding sequence TTGAACATATCAGCAAAGTTGCATGAGACAGCTCAGACTGTACCTGGCAAGCCAGCATACTATTTCATGGGAAAACCGACTGCCTATGGGGAGCTGGATGCCGCCATTACGAAATTTGCGTCGGGCCTTGAGCAGCTGGGGGTTGAAAAAGGGGATAATATTGCCCTTCTGCTAGGCAATTCGCCATATTTTGTTATCAGCCTCTATGGTGCACTTCGGCTCGGTGCCACCGTCATTCCGGTCAATCCGCTCTATAGTGCTGATGAAATCGGTTATATCCTTACAAATGGAGATGTAAAGGCAGTTGTATCATTGGACTTGCTGCTGCCGGTCGCGGAGAAATCCCACAACCTTCTACCTAAAATTGAACATTATATCATATGTGACTCCAATCAGCCTGAAGCTGCGGGAATAAAAGCTGAGGAGTTATCAATTTACCCAAAATTGAAACCGTTTACAGAAGTGCTGGCCTCTGGCCGTCTTGATTACATAGGCCCCAACCTTGCCGAAGACGATACGGCAATTATTTTGTATACCTCAGGAACAACGGGAAAGCCTAAGGGGGCTATGCTGACGCACAAAAATATTTACAGCAATGCTATTGATGTCGGCAATTATTTAAAAATGGATGAAAACGACCGAATTATTACGACGCTTCCGATGTTTCATGTTTTTTGCCTGACGGTTGCTTTGAATGCTCCGCTAATGAGGGGAGCGACGATGCTGATTGCGCCTCGCTTTAGCCCGAAGGAAATTTATGATTTGGCTCGTGATTACGAGGCAACGATTTTTGCTGGAGTACCGACCATGTACAACTTCCTTCTCCAATTCGCTGGAGCTGGCGGCAATGTTGAGGACTTTAAGCATTTACGGCTTTCTGTATCAGGAGGAGCATCGATGCCGGTTGCTCTCTTGTATAATTTTGAAAAAACATTCAATGTCAGGATTTCTGAAGGCTATGGCTTGTCCGAAGCATCACCGGTTACCTGCTTCAATCCGCTTGACCGTGAAAGGAAGCCGGGTTCGATTGGCACTTCAATTCTCAATGTCGAGAATAGGGTGGTCAATGAACTTGGCGAGGACTTACCCCCGGGGCAGGTCGGTGAACTGATTGTCCGCGGCCCGAACGTGATGAAAGGCTATTACAAGATGCCGGAAGAAACTGCTGCGGCTATCAAGGACGGTTGGCTGTATACAGGAGACCTGGCCAGGATGGATGAAGAGGGCTACTTCTACATCGTTGACCGGAAAAAGGATATGGTCCTCGTCGGAGGCTACAATGTGTATCCCCGTGAAGTTGAAGAGGTTCTATTCGACCATCCCGGAATTGTTGAAGCCGCGGTCCTTGGTGTCCCTGACCCTGACTTCGGCGAGGCTGTTGTCGCCTATGTTGTAACTAAAAATCCGGCGCTGGGTGAAGAGGAACTTCGCGAGTTTTGTGCCGCCCACCTGGCTAAGTATAAAGTGCCGAAAACAATTGAATTCCTGGAAGAACTTCCGAAGAATACGACTGGGAAGATTCTGCGCAGGGCGCTGCGTACCCAGGTGGCTGAAGCAGCAAAGAAGTAA
- a CDS encoding S9 family peptidase has translation MGFTGIKSEDLVELKSAVDPQLSPDGTLCAYTETGICSEKKEYYSNIFIVGTEGQAGPVQWTYGKHRNHSPRWSPDGTKLAFVSNRSGKNQLYIVNAAGGEARMLTDLENGAGRPVWSPDGTRIAFQVSVETGKKATDKQEEKKEKELEPLEVTKMKYKSDSSGFWKGDYSQIAVVDVETGEVSQLTDGKEDYHLHCWSPDGKTLAIGADLTEDKDQSFTLGLYLFNIETAELTQLETGEVSFWQASWSPDGRKLGLIGQGRTFQNATLARVWVYDLETKVFTCMTEGLDATASDTVAADFHQGAVSPGFIWADDNTSFYFIASDLGNTVVYYGNTEGELYPALLGDQHVYGLSVDSKNQRAAVAISKPHEPGDLFMLTITDGTLTRLTSVNESFLTGRTLSKAEPLTFEGSEGHFLNGWIMKPAGFEEGKKYPLVLEIHGGPHAMYGNSYMNEFQILSSRGYAVLYINPRGSHGYGQEHVNAVRGDYGGGDYQDVMAAVDYALETYDFIDENRLGVTGGSYGGFMTNWIVGQTNRFKAAVTQRSISNWVSFYGVSDIGYYFTEWQIGSGLEDIEKLWKHSPLAYVKNIETPLLILHSEKDYRCPIEQAEQLFIAMKRLGKDAKFVRFPESNHELSRSGKPNLRIARLNYIADWFDQYLK, from the coding sequence ATGGGCTTTACAGGCATTAAATCAGAGGATTTAGTTGAACTGAAATCGGCGGTTGACCCGCAGCTTTCACCAGATGGGACGCTATGCGCCTATACAGAAACCGGAATATGCAGTGAAAAGAAAGAGTATTACTCAAATATTTTTATAGTGGGCACGGAGGGACAAGCCGGTCCTGTTCAATGGACTTATGGAAAGCATAGGAATCATTCGCCACGCTGGTCACCAGATGGGACAAAGCTGGCTTTTGTTTCAAACCGAAGCGGCAAAAATCAATTATATATTGTCAACGCAGCTGGAGGGGAAGCGAGAATGCTGACCGACCTTGAAAATGGCGCAGGCAGACCGGTATGGTCACCCGATGGTACCAGGATTGCCTTTCAGGTGTCGGTTGAAACAGGAAAGAAAGCAACTGACAAGCAAGAAGAGAAAAAGGAAAAGGAATTAGAGCCTCTTGAAGTAACGAAAATGAAATACAAGTCCGATTCTTCCGGATTCTGGAAGGGGGATTATTCGCAAATTGCGGTTGTTGATGTAGAGACAGGTGAAGTCAGCCAATTGACCGACGGTAAGGAAGATTATCACCTCCACTGCTGGTCGCCGGACGGCAAAACATTGGCAATAGGTGCTGATCTCACCGAAGACAAGGATCAATCTTTTACGCTCGGGCTATATCTTTTCAATATTGAAACAGCGGAATTAACACAGCTGGAGACAGGGGAAGTTTCATTCTGGCAGGCATCCTGGTCTCCGGATGGCCGGAAGCTTGGATTGATTGGCCAGGGGAGAACGTTCCAAAATGCAACACTCGCTCGCGTCTGGGTGTATGACTTGGAAACAAAGGTATTTACCTGCATGACTGAGGGGCTTGACGCCACGGCTAGTGATACCGTAGCTGCCGATTTCCACCAGGGTGCAGTGTCGCCCGGCTTTATCTGGGCTGACGATAACACCAGCTTTTATTTTATCGCAAGCGACCTTGGCAATACGGTTGTTTATTATGGAAATACAGAAGGCGAATTGTACCCTGCGCTGCTTGGCGACCAGCATGTATATGGCCTGTCAGTCGACAGTAAAAACCAGCGGGCTGCAGTTGCCATCAGCAAGCCGCACGAGCCAGGGGATTTGTTTATGCTCACGATAACGGATGGCACCCTCACAAGGCTGACGTCTGTAAATGAGTCATTCCTTACGGGGAGGACTCTCTCAAAAGCGGAGCCGCTCACGTTTGAAGGAAGTGAAGGCCACTTCCTGAACGGCTGGATCATGAAACCGGCAGGCTTTGAGGAAGGAAAAAAATATCCGCTTGTCCTTGAAATCCATGGCGGACCGCATGCAATGTATGGGAACTCCTATATGAATGAATTCCAGATCCTTTCTTCGAGAGGATATGCTGTTCTTTACATAAATCCTCGTGGAAGCCATGGCTATGGCCAAGAGCATGTTAATGCAGTGCGCGGCGACTATGGCGGCGGAGATTACCAGGATGTAATGGCGGCAGTTGATTATGCACTTGAAACATATGATTTTATCGATGAAAACAGGCTGGGCGTAACCGGAGGAAGCTATGGCGGCTTCATGACGAATTGGATAGTCGGACAGACAAACCGCTTTAAGGCTGCTGTGACACAGCGTTCGATTTCAAACTGGGTCAGCTTTTACGGTGTCAGCGATATTGGCTACTATTTCACCGAATGGCAAATCGGTTCCGGTCTTGAGGATATTGAGAAGCTATGGAAACATTCGCCGCTTGCCTATGTGAAAAATATTGAAACACCTTTATTGATTCTCCATAGCGAAAAAGATTACCGGTGTCCAATCGAGCAGGCCGAGCAGCTTTTCATCGCAATGAAGCGGCTTGGCAAAGATGCTAAATTCGTTCGCTTTCCTGAATCTAACCATGAGCTATCAAGGAGCGGTAAACCCAATTTGAGAATTGCCCGGCTCAATTATATCGCCGACTGGTTTGACCAATATCTAAAATAA
- a CDS encoding SOS response-associated peptidase — MCGRFSLITEVYSLMQQFDFEFDGDLNPRYNIAPGTNILAIVNRGGKRVGMDFRWGLIPYWANDEKIGYKMINARAESVHEKPSFKNPLKTRRCLIPADGYFEWKREGKTKQPYRFVSKETVPFAFAGLFDRWDKDGKTIFSCTIITTEANEKTAAIHDRMPAILEPEQQKIWLDPAVDNPLELTSLLTPFPSNKIDFYEVSTLVNSARNEDKEIILPLNSK; from the coding sequence ATGTGCGGACGTTTCTCGCTTATTACTGAGGTATATTCGTTAATGCAGCAGTTTGATTTCGAGTTTGACGGGGATTTGAACCCGCGTTACAATATTGCGCCGGGAACAAACATCCTTGCGATCGTAAACAGAGGCGGCAAGCGGGTTGGGATGGATTTTCGCTGGGGTCTGATTCCATATTGGGCAAACGACGAAAAAATAGGCTATAAAATGATCAATGCCCGGGCTGAATCAGTCCATGAGAAGCCAAGTTTTAAAAATCCATTGAAGACGAGAAGATGCCTAATCCCCGCGGATGGCTACTTTGAATGGAAGCGGGAGGGGAAAACCAAGCAGCCTTACCGGTTTGTCAGCAAGGAAACAGTCCCGTTTGCTTTTGCGGGTCTCTTTGACCGCTGGGACAAGGATGGAAAAACCATTTTTTCATGCACGATCATTACGACAGAGGCAAACGAAAAAACAGCCGCCATCCATGATAGAATGCCAGCAATCCTTGAACCGGAGCAGCAGAAAATTTGGCTAGACCCGGCAGTAGACAACCCGCTTGAATTAACGTCACTGCTTACACCGTTTCCATCTAATAAAATTGATTTTTACGAGGTCTCAACTCTTGTAAACTCGGCGAGGAATGAAGACAAAGAAATCATATTGCCGCTGAACAGTAAATGA
- a CDS encoding enoyl-CoA hydratase-related protein produces the protein MDLILLEKKNYIAIITINRPQAMNAFNYETLLRLQEVVEEVSADQTIRVVIFTGAGEKAFSVGADLKERKTLSVEQVLRNVGKISEVFNLVDGMPQPTIAAINGYAFGGGMELALACDFRIAEQGIQLGLTETSLAIIPGAGGTQRLPRLIGQAKALELILGAHRLTAGEADQYGLLTRLAEEGKVMESSLEFAERLLGNGPIALRQAKFAIKRGMETDLQTGLKIEREAYEELIPTEDRVEALVAFSEKRKPNFKGK, from the coding sequence TTGGATCTGATTTTGTTGGAGAAAAAAAATTACATTGCGATTATAACGATTAATAGGCCACAAGCAATGAATGCTTTCAATTATGAAACCCTTCTCCGGCTTCAGGAAGTAGTTGAGGAGGTAAGTGCCGACCAGACCATCAGGGTAGTCATTTTTACAGGGGCTGGAGAGAAGGCTTTCAGCGTAGGTGCTGACTTGAAGGAAAGGAAAACACTGAGCGTCGAGCAGGTTTTACGGAACGTCGGAAAAATAAGTGAAGTCTTTAATCTTGTCGATGGGATGCCACAGCCAACAATTGCTGCCATTAACGGGTACGCATTTGGCGGTGGTATGGAGCTCGCATTGGCATGTGACTTCCGGATTGCCGAACAGGGCATCCAGCTCGGGTTGACCGAGACGAGTCTTGCAATCATCCCCGGAGCTGGCGGTACACAGCGCCTGCCAAGGCTGATTGGACAGGCTAAGGCTCTGGAACTTATTCTTGGCGCCCACAGGCTTACAGCAGGAGAAGCAGACCAATATGGGCTGCTGACCAGGCTTGCGGAGGAAGGCAAAGTGATGGAGTCGAGTCTTGAATTCGCCGAGAGGCTTTTGGGGAACGGCCCGATTGCTTTAAGACAGGCAAAGTTCGCCATCAAACGGGGAATGGAAACTGATTTGCAGACTGGGCTGAAAATCGAGCGGGAAGCTTACGAGGAATTGATCCCGACCGAGGACAGGGTAGAAGCGCTTGTTGCATTTAGTGAAAAGCGAAAGCCAAACTTTAAGGGAAAGTAA
- a CDS encoding M14 family metallopeptidase has product MDVTVRRGDTLWYYSQLFRITLQLIVDSNRGINTDALSVGQRIRIPGFVATGYQIRTGDTLWRIAQSRNLSLDAILLVNPGLNPNRLLVGQTIFLPLRITWRLVQGRREYDHGAMMNDLSRLQNVYPFFRVSSIGNSVAGRSLPEVLIGNGNKRVHYNGSFHANEWITTPVLMIFLNDYLLALTNQTGIRGLSVFPLYRQSTLSLVPMVNPDGVHLVINGLPPNDPWYSRVVGWNNGSTDFSNWKANLRGVDLNDQFPARWELERARNPKVPGPRDYGGESPLSEPEVIAMANLTRRRDFARVLAFHTQGQVIYWGFENLEPPVSETMVNEFARVSGYEPVKTIESYAGYKDWFIQDWRRPGFTVELGSGVNPLPLAQFNEIYEESLGIFLAGLYL; this is encoded by the coding sequence ATGGACGTAACGGTAAGGAGAGGCGATACACTTTGGTATTACAGCCAGCTTTTTAGAATTACCCTGCAGCTTATTGTTGACTCGAATAGAGGGATAAACACAGATGCCCTGTCTGTAGGGCAAAGAATCAGGATTCCAGGCTTTGTTGCCACCGGGTATCAGATCAGGACAGGAGATACGTTATGGCGAATTGCACAGAGCAGAAACCTTTCACTTGATGCCATCCTGCTTGTAAATCCAGGCTTGAATCCGAACCGGCTTCTAGTCGGACAGACCATTTTCCTTCCGCTCAGGATTACATGGAGACTTGTCCAGGGCAGGCGTGAGTATGACCATGGAGCGATGATGAACGATCTTTCAAGGCTGCAAAATGTCTATCCTTTTTTCCGCGTTTCTTCAATTGGCAATTCGGTCGCCGGCAGGAGCCTCCCCGAGGTGCTGATTGGCAATGGCAACAAGCGGGTTCATTATAATGGATCCTTTCACGCAAATGAATGGATTACGACGCCTGTTCTAATGATCTTTTTGAATGACTATTTATTGGCACTTACAAACCAAACAGGAATCCGCGGCCTTTCGGTTTTTCCATTGTATCGTCAGTCGACTCTTTCGCTCGTTCCAATGGTCAATCCGGATGGTGTTCATCTGGTCATCAACGGGCTGCCGCCAAATGACCCGTGGTACAGCAGGGTGGTTGGCTGGAACAATGGTAGTACGGATTTCTCCAATTGGAAGGCGAATTTGCGAGGCGTCGATTTGAATGACCAGTTCCCGGCGAGATGGGAACTTGAGCGGGCACGGAATCCAAAAGTGCCGGGACCGAGGGATTACGGTGGGGAAAGCCCGTTGTCCGAGCCTGAAGTTATTGCGATGGCGAATCTGACGAGAAGGCGTGATTTTGCAAGAGTGCTAGCTTTTCACACTCAGGGGCAGGTCATTTATTGGGGATTTGAGAATCTGGAGCCGCCTGTATCCGAGACAATGGTCAATGAGTTTGCAAGAGTTAGCGGCTATGAACCTGTTAAAACCATTGAGAGCTATGCAGGCTACAAGGATTGGTTCATCCAGGATTGGCGCCGGCCTGGCTTTACGGTCGAGCTTGGCAGCGGGGTAAATCCTCTGCCACTTGCCCAATTCAATGAGATTTATGAAGAAAGCCTTGGAATCTTCCTTGCGGGGTTGTATTTGTAA
- a CDS encoding AzlC family ABC transporter permease: MAETVAGKMTDSTDFRSGLQAGISIAIGYFPIALTFGLLAKSAGLSISETLLMSLIVFAGAAQYISLSLLSLGTGIFEIVLTTFILNIRHFLMATSLNEKTPEGDIGAKAIYSFGLTDETFSVAATKEGEVRKGYMFGLILISYASWVVFSAIGHVIGSNLPQTLQDGMAVALYAMFIGLLVPSMKGNAKVVYLAAMAAAFNTIFTMAGVLEAGWSIVTATLLSAFIAEAIVYVRGKRVASDEK, encoded by the coding sequence ATGGCAGAAACAGTAGCAGGAAAAATGACTGATTCAACAGATTTTAGATCCGGTCTGCAGGCAGGCATCAGTATCGCAATCGGCTATTTTCCGATTGCACTAACGTTCGGGCTTTTGGCAAAATCAGCGGGACTATCAATAAGCGAGACACTGTTGATGAGCCTGATAGTCTTTGCAGGAGCAGCCCAATACATATCACTAAGCCTTTTAAGTCTAGGGACTGGTATCTTTGAAATTGTCCTGACTACGTTCATTCTTAATATCAGGCACTTTCTGATGGCAACTTCCTTGAATGAAAAAACGCCTGAGGGTGATATTGGTGCGAAAGCCATTTATTCCTTTGGTTTGACTGATGAAACCTTTTCGGTTGCCGCAACGAAGGAAGGGGAGGTCAGGAAGGGGTATATGTTCGGCCTTATTCTCATTTCTTATGCGAGCTGGGTAGTTTTTTCAGCAATCGGCCATGTGATTGGCTCCAATCTTCCGCAAACACTCCAGGATGGAATGGCTGTCGCTTTGTATGCAATGTTTATCGGTCTTCTGGTTCCTTCGATGAAAGGCAATGCGAAGGTTGTATATCTGGCTGCAATGGCTGCCGCCTTCAATACTATCTTCACAATGGCCGGGGTGCTTGAAGCCGGTTGGTCGATTGTTACTGCGACACTGCTTTCTGCATTCATTGCTGAAGCTATCGTATATGTAAGGGGAAAGAGGGTGGCCAGCGATGAAAAGTGA